One part of the Methylobacterium terrae genome encodes these proteins:
- the bcsA gene encoding UDP-forming cellulose synthase catalytic subunit: MAAALRWTAWGLSALLTVGLLVQPVGPEAQAWLCGGACAGMVVLWLATPRRGLPRLAFLALGTLVVIRYVYWRVTGTLPSPDDPVGLGFGLVLLAAELYCVLILAVSLVVNADPLVRETAALPADLPAVDVLIPSYNEPASILAVTVAAALNLDYPADKLTVWLLDDGGTDQKCADTDPEKAAAARARRAELRALCGALGARYLTRERNAHAKAGNLNNGLSASQGEIVLVLDADHAPFRSFLAETVGLFSQDPNLFLVQTPHVFLNPDPIERNLRTFARMPSENEMFYGVTQTGLDKWNGSFFCGSAALLRRRALDAVGGFSGITITEDCETALDLHGRGWTSAYVAKPLIAGLQPESLADFVVQRSRWCQGMIQILMLKNPLLKPGLRPIQRLAYLSSMTFWFFPLPRLIFMLAPLLHIFFDVKIFVSSVDEALAYTATYIVANLMIQNYLYGHVRWPFVSELYEYVQGVFLVRSIVSVIASPRRPSFSVTAKGVSLEHDHLSALAWPFFAIFASLAAGCGMAAWRYLYEPGVTSLMLVVGLWCAFNLVIAGVGLGVVAERRQEERSPSLPVGRPAEAAIGAERLAVIVERMSPEAATLRRADGAPFPAMPEGGRLHAEGGPPLRFTLRAITGPDRCRVALAPLATADYRTLAGLIYGDAGALRGFLDGRRRHRDLVTGTLRFLAWGVAEPVRALSYLGKAAPPAVRAPAARERPIATVPAATVHAALAPAATEAAEPAPQLILAAEIARERPVDAPVATAPAAPVVPAPVPIVAPATVRGEGASAPVPVPALAEAISAPEAPAAEAEWRAAISDLLAAASSPEAATLDATAWAESIRALAGAGSAPVVVAPPHRVPPVQAAPAGDARDLIAALRDALAASRNAA, translated from the coding sequence ATGGCCGCCGCTCTCCGCTGGACCGCCTGGGGCCTGTCGGCGCTCCTCACCGTCGGTCTCCTCGTCCAGCCGGTCGGCCCGGAGGCGCAGGCCTGGCTCTGCGGCGGGGCGTGTGCCGGCATGGTGGTGCTCTGGCTCGCCACCCCGCGCCGCGGCCTGCCCCGGCTCGCCTTCCTGGCGCTCGGGACGCTGGTGGTGATCCGCTACGTCTACTGGCGCGTCACCGGCACGCTGCCGTCCCCCGACGACCCGGTCGGCCTCGGCTTCGGGCTCGTGCTGCTCGCCGCCGAGCTCTACTGCGTGCTGATCCTGGCGGTCAGCCTCGTCGTCAACGCCGATCCGCTGGTGCGCGAGACCGCCGCCCTGCCGGCAGATCTGCCCGCCGTCGACGTGCTGATCCCGAGCTACAACGAGCCGGCCTCGATCCTCGCCGTCACCGTCGCGGCGGCGCTCAACCTCGACTACCCGGCCGACAAGCTGACCGTCTGGCTCCTCGACGACGGCGGCACCGACCAGAAGTGCGCCGACACGGACCCGGAGAAGGCAGCGGCCGCGCGGGCGCGGCGGGCCGAGCTGCGGGCGCTCTGCGGCGCGCTCGGCGCGCGCTACCTCACGCGGGAGCGCAACGCGCACGCCAAGGCCGGCAACCTCAACAACGGGCTCTCCGCCTCGCAGGGAGAGATCGTGCTGGTGCTCGACGCCGACCACGCGCCGTTCCGCTCGTTCCTCGCCGAGACCGTCGGGCTGTTCTCCCAGGATCCGAACCTGTTCCTGGTCCAGACGCCGCACGTCTTCCTCAACCCGGACCCGATCGAGCGCAACCTGCGCACCTTCGCCAGGATGCCGTCCGAGAACGAGATGTTCTACGGCGTGACCCAGACCGGGCTCGACAAGTGGAACGGCTCGTTCTTCTGCGGCTCGGCGGCGCTCCTGCGGCGGCGGGCCCTCGACGCCGTCGGCGGGTTCTCGGGCATCACCATCACGGAGGATTGCGAGACCGCCCTCGACCTGCACGGCCGGGGCTGGACCAGCGCCTACGTCGCCAAGCCCCTGATCGCGGGCCTGCAGCCCGAGAGCCTGGCCGACTTCGTCGTCCAGCGCTCGCGCTGGTGCCAGGGCATGATCCAGATCCTGATGCTCAAGAACCCGCTGCTGAAGCCGGGTCTGCGGCCGATCCAGCGGCTCGCCTACCTGTCGAGCATGACGTTCTGGTTCTTCCCGCTGCCGCGGCTGATCTTCATGCTGGCGCCGCTGCTGCACATCTTCTTCGACGTCAAGATCTTCGTCTCGTCGGTCGACGAGGCCCTGGCCTACACGGCGACCTACATCGTCGCCAACCTGATGATCCAGAACTACCTCTACGGCCACGTGCGCTGGCCGTTCGTCTCCGAGCTGTACGAGTACGTCCAGGGCGTGTTCCTGGTGCGCTCGATCGTCTCGGTGATCGCCTCGCCCCGGCGCCCGAGCTTCTCGGTCACCGCCAAGGGCGTGAGCCTCGAGCACGACCACCTCTCGGCCCTCGCCTGGCCGTTCTTCGCGATCTTCGCAAGCCTCGCCGCCGGCTGCGGCATGGCGGCGTGGCGCTACCTCTACGAGCCCGGCGTCACCAGCCTGATGCTCGTCGTCGGCCTGTGGTGCGCCTTCAACCTGGTGATCGCCGGCGTAGGCCTCGGCGTCGTGGCGGAGCGCCGCCAGGAGGAGCGCAGTCCGAGCCTGCCGGTCGGCCGTCCGGCCGAGGCCGCGATCGGCGCCGAGCGGCTGGCCGTGATCGTCGAGCGCATGAGCCCCGAGGCCGCGACGCTGCGCCGGGCCGACGGCGCGCCGTTCCCGGCGATGCCGGAGGGCGGCCGCCTCCACGCCGAGGGCGGACCGCCCCTGCGCTTCACCCTCCGGGCGATCACCGGGCCGGACCGGTGCCGCGTCGCCCTCGCGCCGCTGGCGACCGCCGATTACCGCACGCTCGCCGGCCTGATCTACGGCGATGCCGGGGCCCTGCGCGGCTTCCTCGACGGGCGCCGGCGCCACCGCGACCTCGTCACCGGCACCCTGCGCTTCCTCGCCTGGGGCGTCGCCGAGCCGGTGCGGGCTCTGTCCTACCTCGGCAAGGCCGCGCCGCCGGCCGTTCGGGCTCCCGCCGCGCGGGAAAGGCCGATCGCCACGGTCCCCGCCGCCACGGTCCACGCCGCCTTGGCACCCGCCGCGACGGAGGCGGCCGAGCCGGCGCCGCAGCTGATCCTCGCCGCCGAGATCGCCCGGGAGCGTCCGGTCGACGCGCCCGTCGCCACCGCACCGGCGGCCCCGGTCGTGCCGGCGCCCGTTCCGATCGTCGCCCCGGCGACCGTGCGGGGGGAGGGAGCGTCCGCCCCCGTCCCGGTTCCGGCCCTCGCTGAAGCGATTTCTGCCCCCGAGGCGCCGGCGGCCGAGGCGGAGTGGCGCGCCGCCATCTCCGACCTCCTCGCCGCCGCGTCCTCCCCCGAGGCGGCCACGCTCGACGCGACGGCCTGGGCCGAGAGCATCCGGGCGCTCGCCGGGGCCGGGTCGGCGCCGGTCGTCGTCGCGCCGCCCCACCGCGTGCCGCCCGTCCAGGCCGCTCCTGCCGGCGATGCCCGCGACCTCATCGCCGCGTTGCGCGACGCGCTCGCGGCCTCGCGCAACGCCGCCTGA
- a CDS encoding glycosyl hydrolase family 8, protein MTRILAVLLALLGPCVTAAAQTAPLADSEGWRAYKARFVTESGRVVDTGNNGISHSEGQGYGMLLAAMAGDRTTFERIWTWTRANLMVRDDQLVAWRWEPDRRPAVADMNDAADGDLLVAWALAEAVAAWGDPSHRVAGRRIAVELGRKLILPRAAHGPLLLPAVAGFSAEDRPDGPVVNLSYWIFPAFDRMPLLAPEFDWAGLDRSGRRLIRAARFGPARLPSEWISLAGAPRPADGFPAEFAYNALRIPLYLAMAGTTEADLYAPFLDLWPRPEAGLALVEVASGRVTARLAESGYGAIPALAACAAKAVPFPPGLTRVRAESEHYYPATLQLLALATLKTRYPACAPR, encoded by the coding sequence GTGACGCGAATCCTCGCCGTCCTTCTCGCCCTGCTCGGCCCGTGCGTCACCGCCGCCGCCCAGACGGCGCCGCTCGCCGACAGCGAGGGCTGGCGCGCCTACAAGGCCCGCTTCGTCACCGAGTCCGGCCGGGTGGTCGATACCGGCAACAACGGCATCAGCCACAGCGAGGGCCAGGGCTACGGCATGCTCCTCGCCGCGATGGCCGGCGACCGGACCACCTTCGAGCGGATCTGGACCTGGACCCGCGCCAACCTGATGGTGCGCGACGACCAGCTCGTCGCCTGGCGCTGGGAGCCCGACCGGCGTCCGGCGGTCGCCGACATGAACGACGCCGCCGACGGCGACCTCCTGGTCGCCTGGGCGCTGGCCGAGGCGGTGGCGGCGTGGGGCGACCCCTCGCACCGGGTCGCCGGCCGGCGCATCGCGGTCGAGCTCGGGCGCAAGCTGATCCTGCCGCGGGCCGCCCACGGGCCGCTGCTGCTGCCGGCGGTGGCGGGCTTCTCCGCCGAGGACCGGCCCGACGGCCCGGTGGTCAACCTCTCGTACTGGATCTTCCCGGCCTTCGACCGGATGCCGCTCCTCGCCCCCGAATTCGACTGGGCCGGGCTCGACCGCAGCGGCCGCCGGCTGATCCGCGCCGCCCGCTTCGGCCCGGCGCGCCTGCCGAGCGAGTGGATTTCCCTCGCCGGGGCGCCGCGCCCGGCCGACGGCTTTCCGGCCGAGTTCGCCTACAACGCCCTCCGGATTCCGCTCTACCTCGCCATGGCGGGGACGACCGAGGCCGACCTCTACGCGCCCTTCCTGGACCTCTGGCCGCGGCCGGAAGCCGGGCTCGCCCTCGTCGAGGTGGCGAGCGGCCGGGTCACCGCCCGGCTCGCCGAATCCGGCTACGGCGCGATTCCCGCCCTCGCCGCCTGCGCCGCGAAGGCCGTGCCGTTCCCGCCCGGCCTCACCCGGGTGCGGGCCGAGAGCGAGCACTACTACCCGGCGACCCTGCAGCTCCTGGCGCTGGCCACCCTGAAGACGAGGTATCCCGCATGCGCGCCGCGCTGA
- a CDS encoding cellulose biosynthesis cyclic di-GMP-binding regulatory protein BcsB: protein MRILPPALGALLCGAPAFLCGAPALAQTFSGFGPTPTMLLPGAPPGPVPAPATAPPPAAAGPVLRRLPAVARPLRLWGEGGSVTWPLFVTAAEARAGGRFQVGTLSAISVLPEASSLRIGLNGAEIGRTAIDGARGLTLDTVTIPPGALRPGFNALSIAVEQRHRVDCTVAATYELWTQIDTETTGLVSAGGGVAELGDLAALRPGPDGAVPIRLIQTGERLSERRVEGLLAAAQALALAGRFANPAVAFVPAQAPVPAQAPVLTQAPVPAPEAGDGVALAVAPAAELARSLDIAALGPVTGPRLALIPGTPERRPVVVVTGASEADVTAALAQLADLAAAKLKGTPEGLAALSAAGGRRIEGGESLTLADLGLTDAAVTGRTHRLTLDLALPHDLLAADYDKLALDLDATYPARLAPGAQIGLAINGEAAGSVPLGRAGGETLRRRTVFLPLRLLRPGLNRIDLVAELPRDRDQACAAPAGERLLLRASTRLTVPRLARIARQPDLAATAAAGFPYRPEARGRAPTLAVPAPDRDTMAAAATLATRLGLAAGRPIPFAFAAGRAGILGPTLVVAAARSLDAPLVTAAGLDPQALRDAWALRDSPARRRSSAPGDEISAPDAGAAARRRLLRLGAPPGCRGPAASDPGAPNAGVAQAALALAQAVTGPAPDDVLTLVTAPTPAGLSEAVGCLVQPQVWSRLRGGHALMAPDGAVTASPPENARYVATAPASFGNLRRVAAGWLSLNGGVYALLALACAGLLAASTHRLVRNLGRRTS, encoded by the coding sequence ATGCGCATCCTCCCCCCGGCGCTCGGCGCCCTCCTGTGCGGCGCGCCCGCCTTCCTGTGCGGCGCGCCAGCCCTGGCCCAGACCTTCTCCGGATTCGGGCCGACCCCCACGATGCTGCTGCCGGGCGCTCCCCCCGGCCCGGTGCCGGCCCCGGCCACCGCCCCGCCGCCCGCCGCGGCGGGCCCGGTCCTGCGGCGCCTCCCCGCCGTCGCGCGCCCGCTGCGGCTCTGGGGCGAGGGCGGCAGCGTGACCTGGCCGCTCTTCGTCACCGCCGCCGAGGCGCGGGCGGGCGGGCGGTTCCAGGTCGGCACCCTCTCGGCGATCTCGGTCCTGCCCGAGGCGTCGAGCCTGCGGATCGGCCTCAACGGCGCCGAGATCGGCCGCACCGCGATCGATGGCGCCCGCGGCCTCACGCTCGACACCGTGACGATCCCGCCGGGCGCCCTGCGCCCGGGCTTCAACGCCCTTTCGATCGCGGTCGAGCAGCGCCACCGCGTCGATTGCACGGTGGCGGCGACCTACGAGCTGTGGACCCAGATCGACACCGAGACCACCGGCCTCGTCTCCGCCGGCGGGGGAGTGGCCGAGCTCGGCGACCTCGCCGCCCTCCGTCCGGGGCCCGACGGCGCCGTGCCGATCCGCCTGATCCAGACCGGCGAGCGCCTGTCCGAGCGCCGCGTCGAGGGCCTGCTCGCCGCCGCCCAGGCGCTCGCGCTCGCCGGCCGCTTCGCGAATCCGGCCGTCGCCTTCGTGCCGGCGCAAGCACCGGTGCCGGCGCAAGCACCGGTGCTTACGCAAGCACCGGTGCCGGCACCCGAGGCCGGGGACGGCGTGGCGCTCGCGGTGGCCCCGGCGGCCGAGCTCGCCCGCAGCCTCGACATCGCGGCCCTCGGCCCGGTCACCGGCCCGCGCCTCGCCCTCATCCCGGGCACGCCGGAGCGCCGCCCGGTCGTCGTCGTCACCGGGGCGAGCGAGGCCGACGTGACGGCGGCGCTGGCGCAGCTGGCCGACCTCGCCGCCGCGAAGCTCAAGGGCACCCCGGAGGGGCTGGCCGCCCTGAGCGCGGCCGGCGGGCGGCGGATCGAGGGCGGCGAGAGCCTGACCCTCGCGGATCTCGGCCTCACCGACGCGGCCGTCACCGGCCGGACCCACCGCCTCACCCTCGATCTCGCCCTGCCGCACGACCTCCTGGCGGCGGATTACGACAAGCTCGCCCTCGACCTCGACGCGACCTACCCGGCCCGCCTCGCGCCGGGCGCGCAGATCGGCCTGGCGATCAACGGCGAGGCGGCCGGCAGCGTCCCCCTCGGGCGGGCCGGCGGCGAGACCCTGCGCCGGCGCACGGTCTTCCTGCCGCTGCGCCTGCTGCGCCCCGGTCTCAACCGGATCGACCTCGTCGCCGAGCTGCCCCGGGACCGGGACCAGGCCTGCGCGGCGCCGGCCGGCGAGCGCCTGCTGCTGCGCGCCAGCACCCGCCTGACCGTTCCCCGCCTGGCCCGGATCGCCCGCCAGCCCGACCTCGCCGCCACCGCGGCCGCGGGGTTCCCCTACCGGCCGGAGGCGCGCGGCCGCGCCCCGACCCTCGCGGTGCCGGCCCCGGACCGCGACACGATGGCGGCCGCCGCCACGCTCGCGACCCGCCTCGGCCTCGCCGCCGGGCGTCCGATCCCCTTCGCCTTCGCGGCCGGGCGCGCGGGCATCCTCGGCCCGACCCTGGTGGTGGCCGCGGCCCGCAGCCTCGACGCGCCGCTCGTGACCGCGGCCGGCCTCGACCCGCAGGCCCTGCGCGACGCCTGGGCGCTGCGCGACTCCCCGGCCCGGCGCCGATCCTCGGCCCCGGGTGACGAAATCTCGGCACCCGACGCGGGAGCGGCCGCCCGCCGCCGGCTCCTGCGCCTCGGCGCGCCCCCGGGCTGCCGCGGGCCGGCGGCATCGGATCCCGGCGCGCCGAATGCCGGTGTCGCACAGGCCGCCCTCGCCCTCGCCCAGGCCGTGACCGGGCCGGCGCCGGACGACGTGCTGACCCTCGTCACCGCCCCGACCCCGGCGGGCCTGAGCGAGGCGGTCGGCTGCCTCGTCCAGCCCCAGGTCTGGAGCCGCCTCCGCGGCGGCCACGCCCTCATGGCGCCCGACGGCGCGGTGACGGCGAGCCCGCCGGAGAACGCCCGCTACGTCGCGACGGCCCCGGCCTCGTTCGGCAACCTGCGCCGCGTCGCCGCCGGCTGGCTCTCCCTCAACGGCGGGGTCTACGCCCTGCTGGCGCTCGCCTGCGCCGGGCTGCTCGCCGCCTCGACCCACCGGCTGGTGCGCAACCTCGGCAGGAGGACGTCGTGA